The Triticum aestivum cultivar Chinese Spring chromosome 3A, IWGSC CS RefSeq v2.1, whole genome shotgun sequence genome includes a region encoding these proteins:
- the LOC123058392 gene encoding putative pectinesterase 11 gives MLNHREMLDRVNSAARVAILLALLCFCSATSSYSFPDDAACAGASGMAMPGPGNLLTVDQSGKGDYRKIHEAIAAAPVNSSARTVILIKPGVYKEKIVVPVDKPNITLFGTSANTTVITWNEPWLSTDTSPTVTVRASDFVASRLTFRNTFGTSKQAIAVRVAGDRAAFYGCSFSSFQDTLLDDNGRHYYCGCYIEGGTDFICGNGRALFEKCHLHSTSLTGGAFTAQKRASESNYTGYSFVRCKLTGVGVSTSILGRPWEPYSRVVFALTYMSATVSPRGWNDWNHTANQRTAFYGQYQCYGQGAKTDGRVKWARNLSPTEAAPFMTKAWIDGQQWLPKQPAS, from the exons ATGTTGAATCATCGGGAGATGTTAGATCGCGTCAACTCGGCGGCCAGGGTCGCCATACTGCTGGCTCTGCTCTGCTTTTGCTCTGCCACCTCTTCCTACTCTTTCCCCGACGACGCGGCCTGTGCCGGTGCGAGTGGCATGGCGATGCCGGGTCCGGGTAATCTCCTCACGGTCGACCAATCCGGCAAAGGCGATTACAGGAAGATCCACGAGGCGATCGCCGCCGCCCCGGTGAACAGCTCCGCCCGCACTGTCATCCTCATCAAGCCCGGAGTCTACAA GGAGAAGATCGTCGTCCCCGTGGACAAGCCCAACATAACACTTTTCGGCACCAGCGCCAACACGACCGTCATCACCTGGAACGAGCCCTGGCTCTCGACCGACACTTCCCCTACCGTGACCGTTCGGGCCtccgacttcgtcgccagccgcttAACGTTCCGG AACACGTTCGGGACCAGCAAGCAGGCCATCGCGGTGAGAGTCGCCGGAGACAGGGCGGCGTTCTACGGGTGCAGCTTCTCGTCGTTCCAAGACACGCTCCTCGACGACAACGGGCGCCATTACTACTGCGGGTGCTACATCGAAGGTGGCACCGACTTCATATGCGGGAACGGCCGGGCTCTCTTTGAA AAATGCCACCTGCACTCCACCTCGCTCACGGGCGGCGCCTTCACAGCGCAGAAGCGGGCGTCCGAGTCGAACTACACGGGATACAGCTTCGTCCGGTGCAAGCTAACCGGCGTCGGGGTCAGCACCTCCATCCTGGGGCGTCCATGGGAGCCCTACTCCCGCGTCGTGTTCGCTCTCACCTACATGTCCGCAACGGTGAGCCCTCGAGGCTGGAATGACTGGAACCACACCGCCAACCAGAG GACGGCGTTCTACGGGCAGTACCAATGCTACGGCCAAGGGGCGAAAACTGATGGCAGGGTTAAGTGGGCTCGCAACCTCTCGCCAACCGAAGCAGCCCCCTTCATGACCAAGGCCTGGATCGATGGACAGCAGTGGCTTCCGAAGCAGCCCGCTTCATGA
- the LOC123058393 gene encoding thaumatin-like protein, with protein sequence MATPAATSLALTVVLLLVAFTAGAGAATFSITNRCPFPVCAAAMPVSGGGGAQLAPGETWTLTFAAGGTGGRIWPRTGCAFDPATGRGGCQTGDCGGALRCVLSGKPPATLAEFNLANGGAPGRYGISVVDRFTLPMDFSCSGAGDGGVIRCRDPGCPDGNHRPGEGKYRACPAYSDYQVVFCP encoded by the coding sequence ATGGCAACTCCGGCAGCCACCTCTTTGGccctcaccgtcgtcctcctcctggtGGCCTTCACGGCAGGCGCCGGCGCAGCCACCTTCAGCATCACCAACCGGTGCCCCTTCCCAGTGTGCGCGGCCGCGATGCcggtgagcggcggcggcggcgcgcagctGGCGCCCGGCGAGACGTGGACCCTGACGTTCGCGGCCGGCGGGACGGGTGGCAGGATCTGGCCGCGCACGGGCTGCGCCTTCGACCCCGCCACGGGCCGCGGGGGCTGCCAGACCGGCGACTGCGGCGGCGCCCTGCGCTGCGTGCTCTCGGGCAAGCCCCCCGCGACGCTGGCCGAGTTCAACCTCGCGAACGGCGGCGCCCCGGGCAGGTACGGCATATCGGTCGTCGACCGCTTCACCCTGCCCATGGACTTCTCCTGCAGCGGAGCTGGGGACGGCGGCGTGATCCGGTGCAGGGACCCCGGCTGCCCCGACGGAAACCACCGCCCCGGCGAGGGCAAGTACCGCGCCTGCCCGGCCTACAGCGACTACCAGGTCGTCTTCTGCCCATGA